A portion of the Bacillus sp. es.034 genome contains these proteins:
- a CDS encoding PH domain-containing protein yields MEVKVSRNNENLRIKWQLSQIDIPLSEIKDVTMDDTYGGEDKKAIRIGFPYGHTDRVVIKTSAETYILYTSNGGFKDKILSFMEVS; encoded by the coding sequence TTGGAAGTAAAGGTATCGAGGAACAATGAGAACTTGCGAATCAAATGGCAGTTAAGCCAAATAGATATCCCTCTTTCAGAAATCAAGGACGTAACGATGGATGATACATATGGTGGTGAAGATAAGAAGGCCATCCGAATCGGATTCCCATACGGGCACACAGATCGAGTCGTCATCAAGACAAGTGCTGAAACGTATATACTCTATACAAGCAATGGTGGATTCAAAGACAAGATTCTCTCATTCATGGAAGTTAGTTAA
- a CDS encoding HIT family protein has protein sequence MTNQETCPFCHPEKDQDQNIVFENESCYFLQHNKHQDVLEGSGVIVPKSHHANAFELTEKEWNDTYELLQKAKTYLDETYSPDGYTLGWNVGEVSNQFIFHAHLHVIPRYNDEPLAGKGVRYWLKKPENKRKKETSSSK, from the coding sequence ATGACCAATCAAGAAACCTGTCCATTCTGCCATCCGGAAAAGGACCAAGACCAAAATATCGTATTTGAAAACGAATCCTGCTATTTCTTGCAGCATAACAAGCACCAGGATGTACTCGAAGGCTCCGGCGTGATCGTCCCGAAAAGTCATCACGCAAATGCATTCGAGTTAACGGAGAAAGAGTGGAACGATACATACGAATTATTACAAAAGGCAAAGACATATTTAGATGAAACGTATTCACCAGACGGCTATACCCTTGGATGGAATGTCGGAGAGGTGTCCAATCAGTTTATTTTCCATGCCCACCTTCACGTTATTCCAAGATACAATGACGAACCGCTGGCTGGAAAAGGGGTTCGTTACTGGTTAAAGAAACCTGAAAACAAAAGGAAGAAAGAGACTTCGAGTTCAAAATAG